The Poriferisphaera corsica DNA segment AACGATCAAATACGGGTAAGTGGGCGAATATCAAGAATGAGATGAGTAAGTGGATCAAGGAGCGGAGGCTGGAGAAGGTGGCGGTTGCTATGAAAGAGGAAGTTGTAGCGGCGGGATGATTTGAGTACTCATTAAGAGATAGATGCCCATGATGAAGATCGTGGGTTTTTATTTGAATATTTTGTTAATAATTTTGGTGCGGTAGTTGAAGATTTTGATGAGGTCGTTTTGGATGAAGAGGTGGTTAATGAGTGGGGCGAGTAAGCCGCCGGGTGGGTAGTAGGTGACGCGGTCGTGGCAGATGCAGCCTTGTGGCGAATCCTCGAACCAGTGTTCGTGTCGCCAAAGTTTGTAGGGGCCTTTGAGTTGCTCGTCATGGATTGGCATGTCAAAAAAACAACCCCGTACCAGCGGTACGGGGCTTGAGGTTTGTTGTTCTATCTATCGTTGCGCTGCAATCCAGTTTGGAATTGCAGGTGTTTGTGACGAAGCAGGGGGGGGAGGGGGGATTTAGCGGATGTTGTGTTCTCTTAGGAGGTCTTCGAGGATGGCGCGGGAGGCGGTGGGCATTTCGCAGAGTGGGAGTCGGAGTTCACCGGTGTCGCGGCCGCAGATGGCCATGGCGGTTTTGATAGTGATGGGGTTGGTGGCGAGGGTGAGGCATGCTTTGCAGAGTGGGAAAATGTCGTTGTGGTGCTGGAGCGCTTCAGCGAAGTCGCCATTGAGTGCGGCGGCGGTGAGAGATTTGATTTTTGCGGGGATGATGTTTGAGAGAACGGAGATGACGCCGGAGGCGCCGATGGACATGAGAGGGAGGGTGAGTGAGTCGTCGCCTGAGACGATGGTGAGATCGGTGAGCTGACGGATTTCGGAGGTCATGTCGCATGAGCCGGTGGCTTCTTTGATGGCGACGATGTTGGTGTGCTTGGCGAGACGCGCGACGGTTGGCGCTTCCATGGTGATGCCGGTGCGGCCGGGGATGTTGTAGAGGATGATGGGGATATCGACATTGTCAGCGAGGTGCATGAAGTGGCGATAGAGGCCCTGCTGGTTAGGCTTGTTGTAGTATGGGTTGACGATGAGGGCGGCGTCAGCGCCGACGTCTTTGGCGTGCTTGGTGAGGTTGAGCGCTTCGGTGGTGGAGTTTGATCCAGTGCCGGCAATGATTTTGACGCGGCCGTTGGCTTGTTCGACGACGGTTTTGATGACGTCGCGGTGTTCTTCGTGTGAGAGTGTTGGGCATTCGCCGGTGGTTCCGACGGGGACGAGGCCATCAATCCCTTGGTCGATCTGGTCGTCGACGTTGGCGCGTAGGCGATCGAAATCGACTTCACCTGCACGGAAGGGGGTAATCATGGCGGTATATGCACCTTGCAGTTGCATGGCTTGGCTCCTGTGTGAGCGAGGTTAGGCGGTTACTAAGTGTCCAATCTCCGCGAAGTGAGCCAGAACAGCCGTTGCAGGCACACCACTCATTCCCATCTGTTGAAATGCGGAGAGTGATATTTTAGTCGTTGAAAGGGGGGGAGGACAAATTTTGGTGAAGCGGGAGCAGATATTGAGAGATGGGGGGTTACACGGAGCGGCGGAGGGCGAGGATGAGTTCGATTTTTCCGATGTGCTCGCCGAGGGTTTGGGCGATTTGTGCAGCAGTCTGGCCGGTATCGGCGAGCTGGTAGATGTGCGTGTGGTGGTCGGCTTCGGGTGTGGATTGAGGTTTGGCGGGCGGTTGTGGTTTGGTTGATTGTGCTGGGGTTTCAGGAGGTTGGGGCGGTGTGTGTTTGATTGCAGATGGCGTGGGGCTTGGCGTAGCAGGAGGGGGTGTGGGGGAGGAATTGAGTTGGTTGAGTTGAGCGATGCGGATTTCAGCTTCGTCGAGGAGGCGCTCGAGGGCGATGGTTTTGGCGTCGATCTGGTGGGAAAGACGTTTGCCAAGCTCTTCGATTTCGACCATGAGTGATTCGAGGTCGTTCTTGACGGCGTGTTTGTTTTTCAGACGCTCGAGGTGTTCTTGTGCGGTGACCTGGTCTGTTGTGTGGCGGGTTTTACGTTTGCGGATACTCATCATGAGTGAGGCGATGATGAGGAGTAGGCCGAGGACGAGTACGGCATTCATGACGGTTTCGGGGAGTTCGGCAAGCATGTACAGCGGCTGAATAGATAAGGTGGATATAGGGTTCATGATGGGTCACCTCCATTGGATGAATCGGAGGTGAGTGTGGACAGCAACTCGTTAGCGGCAGCATTGGCGATTTGCTGAACGCGGTTGAGCGGCATGTTGTGTTGTTTGGCAAGCTTGGCGAGTGTGTCGTGTTCGGGTTTGGCTGAGAGGGGTAAGTTATTAAGTGATGCGACTTTGATAGGGATTTGGCCGAGGGGTGAGGGGGCGTGGTGGATGACGCGGTCTAATGTAATGCGGTCACGTGTGTGATAGCGGAGGCCGATGGCGCCGGTTTCGGTGAGCAATGCGATGGCGAGGCGATCACGGTCTTGCGGTGCGCAGAGGAGGGAGAGTTGATGGGCTGGGCGGGATTTTTTCATGACGATGGGGGTTGCCCAGACATCAAGGGCGCCGAGCTCGAGAAGTTTATCGATGGTGTGGCCGAGGAGCTCGGGGGTAGCATCGTCGAGATTGACGGTGATTTCGATGACTTGCTGCGCAGGCTGATCCGCGAGGTGGGATGAATTTGTAGCGGATTGTGCTTGGCTGCTGCCCAATGGATGCTCCGTCATCGTATACTTGGGTGAGTTGTTGGAAATGAAACGTGTGGTTGTGAAAGAGGCTGAGTGAATGAAGTGGCTCAGCTTGAAGGGCATTTTAACGTAAATGCGTGAGGATGTGAGGCTTGGATTTTAAGAAGCGTGCGAAAATCTCGTATCACCCAGTTGTGAAAGCGATCGCGCGCAGTTTGAAAGCTGCTGAAGTTATTAAACCGCGAGGTGAGGTGGCGGTTGTAGTGGGGGTTAGCGGTGGCGCGGATTCGGTGGCTTTGCTATTGGGGATGCATGCGTTGAGCCAGCGGCGCGGCTGGGGAATGCGGCTTGTCGTGGGACATGTACAGCATCACTTGCGGGGTGATGAGGCAGAAGCGGATGCGTTGTTCGTTGAGGATTTGGCGAAGCATTTAGGGCTGGCGTATGAGCGACGTGATCTTGATCTACGTGAGGCAAAGAATATTGAGGAGGCGGCAAGGCGGGGGCGGTATGAAGCCTTAGGTGAGATTGCTGTGCAGGCTGATTGTGTGTGGGTTGCGACAGCCCATCATGCGGACGATCAACTAGAGACGGTATTGATGCGATTGTTGCGTGGGGCAGGGGCGCGGGGACTGCGGGGGGTGGCGAAGGTGCGGTCGTTGGTTGAGGGAGTGAAAATTGTGCGGCCGCTTTTGGGGGTAGGGAAGGAACAGATTGAGAAGTTTTTGTGTGAAACGGAGCAAGATTGGCGAGAGGATCATACTAATGCGGATGTGGAGCGGTGGCGTGCGAAGTTGCGGCATGAGGTGTTGCCGGTGCTGAAGGAAATTCGGGGTGATGCGGCGATCAAGGCGGTGCAGCTTGGTGATCGGATGCGCGGATTGGAAGGTGTACTGCAAGATGCAGTGGCTGAGGTTATCGAGAATGATGCCCGGGAGGTGGATGGTGTATTTCATCTACCACGTGATCGGGCTAGGCAATGTCGAGAGATTGTGTTGATGGGTGTTTTGCGATCGCTTGCAATGTTAAAAGGTGTGGATTCGGATCGGTGTGGTGAGCGGGAACTTGGGCCGATTACAAAATCTGTGAGAGATCAGCAAGGCGGTATGCGGCAGTTTGAACTGTATGGGGGTGTGAGAGTTGTGGTAACGCGCGACAGCGTTTTAATTTCTAATAACTAATTAGAGTGTACAGGTGTTGATTTGATAGGTGCTTTGTGTGATGCCGGTGTTGAAAGATTCGGTGTGTTTGTGTGTGAGCGAGTAGTGTTGGGAAAGGCTTGAAAACAAGGGGATACCTGATCCGAGGATAATGGGGATGCGAGTGATAATGATTTCACTGAGCAGATTGGCTTGTAGGAACCGTGAGATCGTAATGCCGCCATCAATATAAAGGTGATGGAAACCACGTTGTGCTAGAGTGTCTATGATTTGATTAGGCTCTAGTCCACACAATGTTTCGACAGTTTTTGGCAATTTTGGAGCGATTTCATAATCTGAATGTGAAGTTAGAATGATGACGGGTTTCTCGCCGTATGGCCACTGGTCGATGAGCGGAGTAATCACATCAAGGGTTTTTCTTCCCATGACCAAAGCGTCTATGCTGTTGATAAATTTATGAAAGCCGTAAATATCGGGGTCGGATGGTTGTTCAGTGATATCAGGATTGGTTGTTGAAAGAAAATCGACGCCATGTTTTGCATCTGCGATATAGTTATCGATTGAGGTTGCGATATAAGCGGTTGTTTTCATGTTAAGATTGTACGGTGCATGTTTTATTTTGGAATAAAAAAACACTGAGTTTTTAGGCTTAGTGTTTATGTTTTATATTGTTATCGTTTATTTATTTCTTCGCAGCATTCGCCCGTTTCATCCAGACATCGCGACGTTTGCGGTAGTGAGATTTTGGTGTGATGTGGAAGTGAGCGGTTGACCTACCTACGCGGCGTTGCCGTTTGTTCGATGGGTTCACCATCTGCACGATATTCATCTTGACGGTCAGATTGAACTCGTTGCCTGTTTCGATCAGTGCATCAAGGTCTTCTTCCGTGGTGATCCGATAAACCGCTGGGCCGTAGCATGGGCGGAGGAAGTCATACGAGAGGTGCTTGCATACAACCGTGTAGTCTGCGCCGCATTTCTGGAATACGTACATCCCGCCAGCGACTTCAGAGTTGGCCAACAAGGCGCCGCCAGCCATTGCCGAGTACCAGTTACGATTGTGTCGACGAAACGGCAAGATGGCTGAGAATGTGCCCACATCGCCGTGATGAATCTTGATTCCAGATCGGAATGCTAATGGTAAAAAGATCCAAGACGTCAGCCTGTGCCAAAAATTGTTCTTCGTCGAAAGCTCGGAAAGTTTGCGTTCACCTTTGGTG contains these protein-coding regions:
- the dapA gene encoding 4-hydroxy-tetrahydrodipicolinate synthase, coding for MQLQGAYTAMITPFRAGEVDFDRLRANVDDQIDQGIDGLVPVGTTGECPTLSHEEHRDVIKTVVEQANGRVKIIAGTGSNSTTEALNLTKHAKDVGADAALIVNPYYNKPNQQGLYRHFMHLADNVDIPIILYNIPGRTGITMEAPTVARLAKHTNIVAIKEATGSCDMTSEIRQLTDLTIVSGDDSLTLPLMSIGASGVISVLSNIIPAKIKSLTAAALNGDFAEALQHHNDIFPLCKACLTLATNPITIKTAMAICGRDTGELRLPLCEMPTASRAILEDLLREHNIR
- the larC gene encoding nickel insertion protein, with translation MTEHPLGSSQAQSATNSSHLADQPAQQVIEITVNLDDATPELLGHTIDKLLELGALDVWATPIVMKKSRPAHQLSLLCAPQDRDRLAIALLTETGAIGLRYHTRDRITLDRVIHHAPSPLGQIPIKVASLNNLPLSAKPEHDTLAKLAKQHNMPLNRVQQIANAAANELLSTLTSDSSNGGDPS
- a CDS encoding PaaI family thioesterase, with translation MKPAEATAQAVDQACVSENNEAIGSAESQDSEQKGSCCCSCANTDNEAATDKQAEEEQPAEKEQNRVTEIKIPGAEEDSRSWLSRMITKGERKLSELSTKNNFWHRLTSWIFLPLAFRSGIKIHHGDVGTFSAILPFRRHNRNWYSAMAGGALLANSEVAGGMYVFQKCGADYTVVCKHLSYDFLRPCYGPAVYRITTEEDLDALIETGNEFNLTVKMNIVQMVNPSNKRQRRVGRSTAHFHITPKSHYRKRRDVWMKRANAAKK
- the tilS gene encoding tRNA lysidine(34) synthetase TilS, translated to MDFKKRAKISYHPVVKAIARSLKAAEVIKPRGEVAVVVGVSGGADSVALLLGMHALSQRRGWGMRLVVGHVQHHLRGDEAEADALFVEDLAKHLGLAYERRDLDLREAKNIEEAARRGRYEALGEIAVQADCVWVATAHHADDQLETVLMRLLRGAGARGLRGVAKVRSLVEGVKIVRPLLGVGKEQIEKFLCETEQDWREDHTNADVERWRAKLRHEVLPVLKEIRGDAAIKAVQLGDRMRGLEGVLQDAVAEVIENDAREVDGVFHLPRDRARQCREIVLMGVLRSLAMLKGVDSDRCGERELGPITKSVRDQQGGMRQFELYGGVRVVVTRDSVLISNN
- a CDS encoding SRPBCC family protein; its protein translation is MPIHDEQLKGPYKLWRHEHWFEDSPQGCICHDRVTYYPPGGLLAPLINHLFIQNDLIKIFNYRTKIINKIFK
- a CDS encoding dihydrofolate reductase family protein; translated protein: MKTTAYIATSIDNYIADAKHGVDFLSTTNPDITEQPSDPDIYGFHKFINSIDALVMGRKTLDVITPLIDQWPYGEKPVIILTSHSDYEIAPKLPKTVETLCGLEPNQIIDTLAQRGFHHLYIDGGITISRFLQANLLSEIIITRIPIILGSGIPLFSSLSQHYSLTHKHTESFNTGITQSTYQINTCTL